In one window of Gemmatimonadaceae bacterium DNA:
- a CDS encoding M20/M25/M40 family metallo-hydrolase, translated as MLSDTSFAFLKSLLDTPGPSSFEAAPARVWRAEAATFAQVRADVVGNSFATVEGQGGPTILLAGHIDEIGIIVTWVDENGFVYFEPIGGWDPQVLVAQRIRLLGRHGDVFGVIGKKPIHLMKPDEREKASKITDLWVDIGAANRAEALEHIGIGDAGVIDSQLIELPNRRIVSRSIDDRIGAFVVLEALRRYAAKPGVARVVAAATAQEEIGYAGGGARVAAQSLDAHMAIAVDVTFATDHPGVEKKELGEHTLGGGPVLTRGSVVSPVAFSLLRDTADRLTIPYTVHAAGRFTSTDADAIHLTRNGVATALLSIPNRYMHSPNEMVSLDDLDRAAELIAETCRMVTNETDFTAR; from the coding sequence ATGCTCTCCGACACCTCTTTCGCCTTCCTCAAGTCCCTGCTGGATACGCCTGGGCCGTCAAGCTTTGAGGCGGCCCCGGCACGCGTCTGGCGCGCCGAAGCCGCCACGTTCGCGCAGGTGCGTGCCGACGTTGTTGGCAACAGTTTCGCAACCGTCGAAGGCCAGGGCGGCCCGACGATCCTGCTCGCCGGTCATATCGACGAGATCGGGATCATTGTCACGTGGGTCGACGAGAATGGCTTCGTCTATTTCGAACCCATCGGCGGATGGGACCCGCAGGTGCTCGTCGCGCAGCGTATCCGCCTTCTGGGTCGACACGGCGATGTGTTCGGCGTCATCGGCAAGAAGCCGATCCATTTGATGAAACCGGACGAACGGGAAAAGGCCTCGAAGATCACCGACCTCTGGGTCGATATCGGCGCCGCGAACCGGGCCGAAGCGCTGGAGCATATCGGCATCGGCGACGCCGGGGTCATCGACAGTCAGCTCATTGAGCTCCCCAATCGCCGCATCGTCTCGCGGTCGATCGACGACCGGATCGGTGCGTTCGTGGTGCTCGAAGCGCTGCGGCGATATGCCGCGAAGCCCGGTGTGGCGCGTGTCGTCGCCGCGGCGACCGCGCAGGAAGAAATCGGATATGCCGGTGGTGGCGCACGCGTGGCGGCCCAGTCACTCGATGCGCACATGGCGATCGCGGTGGATGTGACGTTCGCGACGGATCACCCGGGGGTGGAGAAGAAGGAGCTTGGCGAGCACACGCTGGGCGGCGGCCCCGTGCTGACGCGCGGATCGGTGGTAAGCCCGGTCGCCTTCAGTCTCCTGCGTGACACGGCCGATCGCCTGACAATACCCTACACGGTGCACGCCGCCGGTCGCTTCACCAGCACCGATGCCGACGCGATTCACCTGACACGCAATGGCGTGGCGACCGCGCTGCTGTCGATTCCCAATCGCTACATGCACTCGCCGAACGAGATGGTGTCGCTGGATGATCTCGATCGGGCTGCGGAGTTGATTGCCGAAACGTGTCGCATGGTGACGAACGAAACGGATTTCACCGCGCGATAG
- a CDS encoding amidohydrolase family protein, with translation MRIQSAFFGALLLAAPSVLRAQRPATSPADLIVTNARVYTADEARPLAEAFAVRDGRVVFVGSRQEANALKGANTRVLDAAGKTVIPGMVDAHAHFGGLAQTLRSVDLVGTRTYDDVIARVVERAKSTPKGSWIQGRGWDQNAWGDTRFPTHEKLSAAVPDHPVVLTRVDGHASLVNAAAMRIAALTAAVKDPTGGKILRDAQGNPTGVLVDNAKDIVDSKVPGPTVAETRTALKGAIGVMHQWGLTGMHDAGASRGLIDLYEQMAQAKELNLRLYVMIGDDSAALKHYLQVGPRSALYDGQLWVRAIKLYADGAMGSRGAALLEPYSDDPNNTGLLLSAPAHIRDVAEMALKSGFQVNTHAIGDRGNRVVLDAYEQALRSVPTADHRFRVEHAQILNYDDIPRFAQLGVIPSMQASHQTSDMYWIGKRLGPTRVLGAYAWRSLINSGVVVPNGSDFPVEHVNPLISFHASIARQDANDWPAGGWFPEQRMTREEALRSMTLWPAYAAFQEKELGSLTPGKYADFVVLDQDIMRVPAELVLKTNVMATYIGGKEVYRAKPVTP, from the coding sequence ATGCGAATTCAATCGGCATTCTTTGGCGCGCTGCTTCTGGCCGCGCCGTCCGTCCTTCGCGCCCAGCGCCCCGCCACGTCGCCGGCCGACCTGATTGTCACCAATGCGCGGGTGTATACCGCCGACGAGGCCAGACCCCTCGCGGAGGCGTTCGCGGTGCGTGATGGCCGCGTGGTCTTTGTCGGATCACGGCAGGAAGCAAATGCGCTGAAGGGCGCCAACACACGGGTCCTCGACGCAGCGGGCAAGACCGTCATCCCGGGCATGGTCGATGCGCACGCGCATTTCGGAGGACTCGCCCAGACCCTGCGCTCCGTCGATCTCGTAGGCACACGCACCTATGACGACGTGATTGCCCGCGTCGTCGAGCGCGCCAAGTCCACGCCCAAGGGGAGCTGGATCCAGGGACGAGGCTGGGACCAGAATGCCTGGGGCGATACGCGGTTTCCGACGCATGAGAAACTGTCCGCGGCCGTACCCGATCATCCGGTGGTCCTCACCCGGGTGGACGGCCACGCGTCGTTGGTCAATGCTGCGGCAATGCGCATCGCCGCGCTCACTGCGGCCGTGAAGGATCCGACCGGTGGCAAGATCCTGCGCGATGCGCAGGGCAACCCGACCGGCGTGCTGGTGGACAATGCCAAGGATATCGTCGACAGCAAGGTGCCCGGGCCGACCGTCGCCGAAACGCGCACGGCGCTCAAGGGGGCGATCGGGGTCATGCATCAATGGGGCCTTACAGGCATGCATGATGCCGGCGCGTCTCGCGGGTTGATCGACCTGTACGAACAGATGGCGCAAGCGAAGGAATTGAATCTCCGCCTGTATGTGATGATCGGTGACGATTCGGCGGCGCTCAAGCATTATCTGCAAGTGGGCCCACGGTCGGCGCTGTACGATGGGCAGCTGTGGGTGCGCGCCATCAAGTTGTATGCCGACGGCGCGATGGGATCGCGGGGCGCGGCGTTGCTGGAGCCGTATTCGGATGACCCCAACAACACCGGCTTGCTACTGAGCGCGCCCGCGCACATTCGCGACGTCGCGGAAATGGCGCTCAAAAGCGGCTTTCAGGTGAACACGCACGCCATCGGCGATCGCGGCAATCGCGTGGTGCTCGATGCATATGAACAGGCGCTCAGGTCCGTGCCCACGGCGGATCATCGCTTTCGCGTCGAGCACGCGCAGATCCTCAACTACGACGACATTCCGCGCTTTGCCCAGCTCGGTGTGATCCCGTCGATGCAGGCGAGTCACCAGACCAGTGACATGTACTGGATCGGCAAGCGCCTCGGTCCCACGCGCGTGCTGGGCGCGTATGCCTGGCGCTCACTGATCAACTCGGGCGTCGTCGTGCCCAACGGCAGCGATTTCCCGGTGGAACACGTGAATCCGCTCATCTCGTTCCACGCCTCCATCGCGCGTCAGGATGCCAATGACTGGCCTGCCGGCGGATGGTTCCCCGAGCAGCGCATGACGCGCGAGGAAGCGCTGCGCAGCATGACGCTCTGGCCGGCCTACGCCGCCTTTCAAGAGAAGGAACTTGGCTCGCTCACACCCGGCAAGTACGCGGACTTTGTGGTGCTGGACCAGGATATCATGCGCGTGCCGGCGGAGTTGGTGCTGAAGACCAACGTGATGGCCACGTACATCGGCGGAAAAGAAGTGTATCGGGCGAAACCGGTGACGCCGTGA
- a CDS encoding ABC transporter substrate-binding protein, with product MRIVSLLPAATEIVAFLGATEHLVGITHACDYPAVVASRARVTRSAIAHGHGTSAPDPAAIDAAVRALSGQGHALFTLDESRIRALHPDLLLTQALCDVCAVRETDVQALASRLSPAPRVVTLGGTTLDGIYADIQTIADAIGAQSEAEELLAGLHDRVKHVHDTLKAAKAPRPRAAVIEWTSPVFLAGHWGPEQVRRAGGVDVLGTAGAHAVPVSMGALAAAEPEFVFVAPCGYSLAQAIVEAERLLHDDAWAWLRGRQVWALDANGLVSRPGPRVVDGIETMARVMNPMIFSQVDDRHARRMA from the coding sequence GTGAGGATCGTCTCGCTGCTCCCGGCGGCCACCGAGATCGTCGCGTTTCTCGGGGCCACCGAGCATCTCGTGGGCATCACGCATGCGTGCGACTATCCGGCGGTGGTCGCGTCGCGAGCCCGCGTCACCCGAAGCGCCATCGCCCACGGCCACGGCACATCCGCCCCTGACCCGGCCGCGATCGATGCGGCAGTGCGCGCGCTGTCCGGTCAGGGACACGCGCTGTTCACGCTCGACGAGTCGCGCATTCGCGCCCTGCATCCGGACCTGCTGCTCACCCAGGCGCTTTGCGATGTGTGCGCCGTACGGGAGACAGACGTGCAAGCGCTGGCATCACGGCTGTCGCCCGCCCCTCGCGTCGTCACGCTTGGCGGCACCACGCTGGACGGGATCTACGCCGACATCCAGACGATTGCCGACGCCATCGGCGCGCAAAGTGAGGCCGAGGAATTGCTGGCCGGTTTGCATGATCGGGTGAAGCATGTGCACGACACGCTCAAGGCCGCGAAAGCGCCGAGGCCGCGGGCGGCGGTCATCGAGTGGACCTCACCGGTATTTCTCGCGGGACACTGGGGCCCGGAACAAGTCCGACGCGCGGGCGGCGTGGATGTGCTGGGGACGGCGGGTGCTCATGCAGTCCCGGTGTCGATGGGCGCGTTGGCAGCGGCCGAACCGGAGTTCGTGTTTGTGGCGCCCTGTGGTTATTCGCTGGCGCAGGCCATCGTGGAAGCGGAGCGGCTGCTGCACGACGACGCGTGGGCCTGGCTGCGCGGTCGGCAGGTTTGGGCGCTGGATGCCAACGGGCTGGTAAGTCGCCCGGGGCCACGCGTCGTGGATGGCATCGAAACCATGGCACGGGTGATGAACCCGATGATTTTCAGCCAGGTGGATGATCGTCACGCACGACGAATGGCCTAA
- a CDS encoding HEAT repeat domain-containing protein: MTHPGLHARKTPTARTPDSGAVRVASEGRASRSVARGLGLLVGRLAALQRDNAAVDVSLTAIDLSSPDVSAVREALRQLTARSREGAMLCRVIEGTMILEGVPIDRQAAVEDPLLGDLLRALLTLDVGAITVREGAAPGELLTLGRLLAQGRQRRGTPSASDPVRSPRGDAMMVSDTPTTALAAVFADETPGELLRTWSVLVTPAVTTRMSSGASAATGSAQARLAAARTDDAAVSAVGALRDLLDDAQRRGDAGAIEGIARACLTHLHAVGESGGRLAVESALRQLQRAPVLDLLAGQLPHSTDRGLLLQLFARAGDVGVATLVRHLMTTDDSLSRRTFFDAIVAMDIGASELLDALHDSRWFVVRNASALLGEMRVEHADDTLATLLHHADERIRIAASRALMRLRTVKALQALQGVIDDSNAEVRRLAAAAFGLAGASGGAGVRPPAARLSAALERESDEDVALEMLAALGKLGSADAVQRLLRIALPASQDLSGAAASEPRDSWIRIAALEALIRARGPQMQPVIDSLRHDADAEVAAAAASLRAT, encoded by the coding sequence ATGACCCACCCCGGCCTGCACGCCCGAAAGACTCCCACCGCCCGAACGCCGGATTCGGGCGCCGTGCGGGTGGCGTCGGAAGGACGGGCGTCGCGGTCGGTGGCACGCGGGCTGGGACTGCTTGTGGGAAGACTTGCCGCACTGCAACGGGACAATGCAGCCGTCGACGTGAGTCTTACCGCGATCGATTTGTCGAGTCCCGATGTGTCGGCGGTTCGTGAGGCGCTGCGCCAGCTCACGGCACGCTCACGCGAAGGTGCCATGCTCTGTCGCGTGATCGAGGGCACCATGATTCTTGAGGGGGTCCCCATCGATCGGCAGGCCGCCGTCGAGGACCCTCTCTTGGGTGACCTGCTGCGGGCACTGCTGACACTCGACGTGGGTGCCATCACGGTACGCGAGGGCGCGGCTCCGGGCGAACTGCTCACCTTGGGTCGGCTGCTGGCTCAGGGACGCCAGCGTCGTGGGACCCCGTCGGCGTCTGATCCCGTTCGAAGCCCGCGCGGTGACGCCATGATGGTCAGCGATACGCCAACCACGGCGCTCGCTGCCGTGTTCGCTGATGAAACCCCCGGTGAACTGCTGCGCACGTGGAGTGTGCTGGTGACGCCGGCGGTGACGACACGGATGTCGTCAGGCGCCAGCGCCGCCACGGGCAGCGCGCAGGCGCGGTTGGCGGCGGCGCGCACGGATGATGCGGCCGTGAGTGCGGTCGGCGCCTTGCGCGATCTCCTCGATGACGCCCAGCGCCGTGGTGACGCGGGGGCCATCGAGGGCATCGCCCGGGCGTGCCTGACGCACCTGCACGCGGTGGGCGAGTCGGGCGGACGACTGGCGGTGGAAAGTGCACTGCGCCAATTGCAGCGTGCCCCGGTGCTGGATCTCCTTGCTGGTCAACTCCCGCACAGCACCGACCGGGGGCTGCTCCTGCAACTCTTCGCGCGGGCGGGGGATGTCGGCGTGGCCACGCTCGTGCGGCACCTGATGACGACGGACGACTCGCTGTCTCGTCGCACCTTTTTCGACGCCATTGTCGCGATGGACATCGGTGCCAGTGAACTGCTGGACGCGCTGCATGACAGTCGCTGGTTCGTGGTGCGCAATGCGTCCGCGCTGCTCGGGGAAATGCGTGTCGAACACGCCGACGACACCCTGGCAACCCTGCTGCATCATGCCGACGAGCGTATTCGCATTGCTGCATCGCGCGCGCTGATGCGTTTGCGCACCGTCAAGGCGCTGCAAGCGCTTCAGGGGGTCATCGACGATTCCAACGCCGAGGTGCGCCGACTGGCGGCCGCGGCGTTCGGTTTGGCAGGCGCCAGCGGCGGCGCGGGGGTCCGGCCACCTGCCGCGCGCCTCTCGGCCGCCCTCGAGCGGGAATCCGACGAAGATGTCGCGCTGGAAATGTTGGCCGCGCTCGGCAAGTTGGGCAGCGCCGACGCCGTACAGCGATTGCTGCGAATCGCCCTGCCCGCGTCCCAGGACCTCTCCGGTGCGGCCGCCTCCGAGCCGCGTGACTCGTGGATTCGCATTGCCGCCCTGGAGGCACTGATACGCGCGCGCGGCCCCCAGATGCAACCGGTCATCGATTCGCTCAGGCACGACGCCGATGCCGAGGTCGCCGCGGCGGCCGCGAGCCTGCGCGCAACCTGA
- a CDS encoding alpha/beta hydrolase, with product MPVPRAEGFTATTDVPLYWREDGPSGAPPVVVLHGGPGAHHDYLYPQMLALAATHRVITYDQRGGGRSRTDDPVPITWHTQVDDLSMVLREFGLESPAIVGYSWGALLAMLYAIQGLTRHTMPPLGRMALISPAPITRDWRDQFEAELLARQRGPVIHQLRAELSASGLRETNMAAYRQRSFELSVAGYFANPRLAESLTAFRVTGRVQASIWESLGDFDLTSELRAVSRAVRRPVLVVHGRNDPIPLVSAEAVAAALDGQLVVLDDCGHVPYVEQPRKLFDAMLRFLS from the coding sequence ATGCCTGTACCGCGTGCTGAGGGGTTCACCGCCACCACCGACGTTCCGTTGTATTGGCGCGAAGACGGCCCTTCCGGTGCGCCACCTGTCGTGGTGTTGCATGGTGGCCCCGGTGCGCATCACGACTATCTCTATCCGCAGATGCTCGCACTGGCCGCCACCCATCGCGTAATCACATACGACCAGCGCGGGGGTGGTCGTTCGAGGACGGACGACCCGGTGCCCATCACCTGGCACACGCAGGTGGACGATCTGTCGATGGTACTGCGTGAGTTCGGACTGGAATCGCCGGCGATCGTGGGATACTCGTGGGGAGCACTGTTGGCCATGCTCTACGCCATCCAGGGCCTCACGCGTCACACCATGCCGCCCCTCGGACGGATGGCGCTTATCTCGCCGGCGCCCATCACCCGAGACTGGCGGGACCAGTTTGAAGCGGAATTGCTGGCGCGACAGCGGGGACCGGTCATTCACCAGCTGCGCGCCGAGCTGTCCGCCAGCGGTTTGCGCGAAACAAACATGGCCGCGTATCGCCAGCGCAGCTTCGAGTTGAGTGTGGCCGGGTACTTCGCCAATCCGCGCCTCGCCGAATCGCTGACCGCCTTCCGCGTCACGGGCAGGGTCCAGGCATCCATCTGGGAGAGTCTGGGAGATTTTGACCTGACCAGCGAACTCCGCGCCGTTTCGCGTGCCGTCCGGCGACCCGTACTCGTCGTTCATGGGCGCAACGACCCGATCCCGCTGGTTTCAGCGGAGGCTGTGGCCGCCGCGCTGGATGGGCAGCTGGTGGTACTGGACGATTGCGGTCACGTGCCGTATGTCGAGCAACCCCGGAAGCTGTTCGACGCGATGCTGCGTTTCCTGTCCTGA
- a CDS encoding sulfite exporter TauE/SafE family protein — MTLLLLAIGLGAGILSGVFGIGGGIVIVPALIYLAKFQPQQAVGTSLAALVMPIGAAIGAVTYYRAGQLDVKAALLIVAGMAVGALLGAQVATHVDATLLKKGFAVLMVVMAVKMWVS; from the coding sequence ATGACACTCCTCCTTCTCGCAATCGGACTGGGCGCCGGAATCTTGTCCGGCGTGTTCGGCATCGGCGGCGGCATCGTGATCGTGCCGGCACTGATCTACCTGGCCAAATTCCAGCCGCAGCAGGCCGTGGGCACGTCGCTCGCGGCACTGGTCATGCCGATTGGCGCGGCGATCGGTGCGGTGACCTACTATCGGGCCGGCCAGCTCGATGTGAAGGCTGCGCTACTGATTGTCGCGGGCATGGCGGTCGGCGCCCTGCTGGGCGCGCAAGTGGCGACGCATGTGGATGCGACGCTGTTGAAAAAGGGATTCGCCGTGCTGATGGTGGTGATGGCCGTGAAGATGTGGGTGAGTTAG